One region of Bactrocera neohumeralis isolate Rockhampton chromosome 5, APGP_CSIRO_Bneo_wtdbg2-racon-allhic-juicebox.fasta_v2, whole genome shotgun sequence genomic DNA includes:
- the LOC126758263 gene encoding mucin-3A-like isoform X25 — protein MGRAITWLVVAFIIAILAPSVVGQANSTAQNAGNNQTSILQSVSQTKLLENLLGILGDVVNNLGGAQTTTNNTNSEQASTDYDYYDDVEKPLLSGCLKLLRAATIDPNTSEPGVLGNIIRTLRNLLGSLLGDQTGDTTQSSGLLDLDVVADLVGDGETSSNSTNTDHLVSVCLNLILGDILGVLGDVIKGFNGTLPCPPESAQTQATLTTLLTTPIDPSAISTLISTLQTTTAALTEATTTLSPATTMQTSSLSPISTTSQSTIETITMPSTLTPTTESSTTPTSSESTSEISTSPTTESSTTPTTESSTSPSTLTPTTETSTTPTSSESTSEDPTSPTTETSTTPTTESSTSPSTLTPTTETSTTPTSSESTSEISTSPTTETSTTPTTESSTSPSTLTPTTESSTSPSTLTPTTDTSTTPTSSESTSEVSTSPTTESSTTPTTESSTSPSTLTPTTESSTTSTSSESTSEISTSPTTETSTTPTTESSTSPSTLTPTTESSTTPTSSQPTSEDPTSPTTETSTTPTTESSTSPSTLTPTTETSTTPTSSQSTSEDPTSPTTETSTTPTTESSTSPSTLTPTTETSTTPTSSQSTSEDPTSPTTETSTTPTTESSTSPSTITPTTESSTTPTSSQSTSEDPTSPTTETSTTPTTESSTSPSTLTPTTESSTTPTSSESTSEISTSPTTETSTTPTTESSTSPSTLTPTTESSTTPTSSESTSEISTSPTTETSTTPTTESSTSPSTLTPTTESSTTPTSSESTSEISTSPTTETSTTPTTESSTSPSTLTPTTETSTTPTSSQSTSEDPTSPTTETSTTPTTESSTSPSTLTPTTETSTTPTSSQSTSEDPTSPTTETSTTPTTESSTSPSTLTPTTESSTTSTSSESTSEISTSPTTESSTTPTTESSTSPSTLTPTTETSTTPTSSQSTSEDPTSPTTETSTTPTTESSTSPSTLTPTTETSTTPTSSQSTSEDPTSPTTETSTTPTTESSTSPTTESSTTPTAESSTSPSTITSSTDSSTTPSTITPTTNSPTTQTAALPASDFTPSLSTSTTSTSSESTSEISTSPTTETSTTPTTESSTSPSTLTPTTETSTTPTSSQSTSEDPTSPTTETSTNPTTESSTSPSTLTPTTETSTTPTSSQSTSEDPTSPTTETSTTPTTESSTSPSTLTPTTESSTTPTSSESTSEISTSPTTETSTTPTTESSTSPSTLTPTTETSTTPTSSQSTSEDPTSPTTETSTTPTTESSTSPSTLTPTTETSTTPTSSQSTSEDPTSPTTETSTTPTTESSTSPSTLTPTTESSTTPTSSESTSEISTSPTTETSTTQPPNLPHHHQH, from the exons GCAAGCATCAACTGATTACGATTATTATGATGACGTCGAGAAACCGCTACTAAGCGGATGCTTAAAACTTCTTAGAGCAGCCACCATAGATCCAAATACTAGCGAGCCTGGTGTACTAGGTAATATTATACGCACCTTACGGAATTTACTGGGTAGTCTTCTTGGCGATCAAACTG GGGACACCACCCAAAGTTCAGGTTTATTGGATCTGGATGTTGTAGCCGATCTGGTTGGTGACG GGGAAACCAGTTCAAACTCCACAAACACTGATCATCTCGTAAGTGTCTGCCTGAATCTTATACTAGGCGATATACTCGGCGTCCTAGGAGACGTAATAAAAGgat tTAATGGCACCTTGCCATGCCCACCGGAGTCTGCACAAACGCAAGCGACATTGACAACATTATTAACGACACCAATAGACCCAAGCGCTATTTCAACGTTAATATCGACtttgcaaacaacaacagctgcttTGACTGAAGCTACGACCACCTTATCACCAGCAACCACAATGCAAACCTCATCACTTTCACCAATATCTACCACTTCACAATCAACAATCGAAACGATAACAATGCCATCAACACTAACTCCAACAACTGAATCTTCCACCACACCAACCAGTTCAGAATCAACAAGTGAAATTTCCACATCACCAACAACAGAAAGTTCTACCACCCCAACCACTGAATCTTCCACATCACCAtcaacactaacaccaacaactGAAACATCCACCACACCAACTAGTTCAGAATCAACAAGTGAAGATCCCACATCACCAACAACAGAAACCTCAACCACTCCAACCACTGAATCTTCCACATCACCAtcaacactaacaccaacaactGAAACATCCACCACACCAACCAGTTCAGAATCAACAAGTGAAATTTCCACATCACCAACAACAGAAACCTCTACCACCCCAACCACTGAATCTTCCACATCACCAtcaacactaacaccaacaactGAATCTTCCACATCACCATCAACACTGACACCAACAACTGATACATCCACCACACCAACTAGTTCAGAATCAACAAGTGAAGTTTcaacatcaccaacaacagAAAGTTCTACCACCCCAACCACTGAATCTTCCACATCACCAtcaacactaacaccaacaactGAATCTTCCACCACATCAACCAGTTCAGAATCAACAAGTGAAATTTCCACATCACCAACAACAGAAAC CTCTACCACTCCAACCACTGAATCTTCCACATCACCAtcaacactaacaccaacaactGAATCTTCCACCACACCAACCAGTTCACAACCAACAAGCGAAGATCCCACATCACCAACAACCGAAAC CTCTACCACTCCAACCACTGAATCTTCCACATCACCAtcaacactaacaccaacaactGAAACATCCACCACACCAACTAGTTCACAGTCAACTAGCGAAGATCCCACATCACCAACAACAGAAACCTCTACCACTCCAACCACTGAATCTTCCACATCACCAtcaacactaacaccaacaactGAAACATCCACCACACCAACTAGTTCACAGTCAACTAGCGAAGATCCCACATCACCAACAACAGAAACCTCTACCACTCCAACCACTGAATCTTCCACATCACCATCAACAATAACCCCAACAACTGAATCTTCCACCACACCAACTAGTTCACAGTCAACTAGCGAAGATCCCACATCACCAACAACCGAAAC CTCAACCACTCCAACCACTGAATCTTCCACATCACCAtcaacactaacaccaacaactGAATCTTCCACCACACCAACCAGTTCAGAATCAACAAGTGAAATTTCCACATCACCAACAACAGAAACCTCTACCACTCCAACCACTGAATCTTCCACATCACCAtcaacactaacaccaacaactGAATCTTCCACCACACCAACCAGTTCAGAATCAACAAGTGAAATTTCCACATCACCAACAACAGAAACTTCTACCACTCCAACCACTGAATCTTCCACATCACCAtcaacactaacaccaacaactGAATCTTCCACCACACCAACCAGTTCAGAATCAACAAGTGAAATTTCCACATCACCAACAACAGAAACCTCTACCACTCCAACCACTGAATCTTCCACATCACCAtcaacactaacaccaacaactGAAACATCCACCACACCAACTAGTTCACAGTCAACTAGCGAAGATCCCACATCACCAACAACAGAAACCTCTACCACTCCAACCACTGAATCTTCCACATCACCAtcaacactaacaccaacaactGAAACATCCACCACACCAACTAGTTCACAGTCAACTAGCGAAGATCCCACATCACCAACAACAGAAACCTCAACCACTCCAACCACTGAATCTTCCACATCACCAtcaacactaacaccaacaactGAATCGTCCACCACATCAACCAGTTCAGAATCAACAAGTGAAATTTCCACATCACCAACAACAGAAAGTTCTACCACCCCAACCACTGAATCTTCCACATCACCAtcaacactaacaccaacaactGAAACATCCACCACACCAACTAGTTCACAGTCAACTAGCGAAGATCCCACATCACCAACAACAGAAACCTCTACCACTCCAACCACTGAATCTTCCACATCACCAtcaacactaacaccaacaactGAAACATCCACCACACCAACTAGTTCACAGTCAACTAGCGAAGATCCCACATCACCAACAACAGAAACCTCTACCACTCCAACCACTGAATCTTCCACATCGCCAACAACAGAAAGTTCTACTACACCAACCGCTGAATCTTCCACATCACCATCAACCATAACATCAAGCACTGACTCTTCGACTACACCTTcaacaataacaccaacaacaaactcACCTACTACGCAAACTGCTGCACTACCAGCATCAGATTTTACACCATCTTTATCGACTTCCACCACATCAACCAGTTCAGAATCAACGAGTGAAATTTCCACATCACCAACAACAGAAACCTCAACCACTCCAACCACTGAATCTTCCACATCACCATCAACACTAACACCAACCACTGAAACGTCCACCACACCAACTAGTTCACAGTCAACTAGCGAAGATCCCACATCACCAACAACCGAAACCTCTACCA ATCCAACCACTGAATCTTCCACATCACCAtcaacactaacaccaacaactGAAACATCCACCACACCAACTAGTTCACAGTCAACTAGCGAAGATCCCACATCACCAACAACAGAAACCTCTACCACTCCAACCACTGAATCTTCCACATCACCAtcaacactaacaccaacaactGAATCTTCCACCACACCAACCAGTTCAGAATCAACAAGTGAAATTTCCACATCACCAACAACAGAAACCTCTACCACTCCAACCACTGAATCTTCCACATCACCAtcaacactaacaccaacaactGAAACATCCACCACACCAACTAGTTCACAGTCAACTAGCGAAGATCCCACATCACCAACAACAGAAACCTCTACCACTCCAACCACTGAATCTTCCACATCACCAtcaacactaacaccaacaactGAAACATCCACCACACCAACTAGTTCACAGTCAACTAGCGAAGATCCCACATCACCAACAACAGAAAC CTCTACCACTCCAACCACTGAATCTTCCACATCACCAtcaacactaacaccaacaactGAATCTTCCACCACACCAACCAGTTCAGAATCAACAAGTGAAATTTCCACATCACCAACAACAGAAACTTCTACCACCCAACCACCGAATCTTCCACATCACCAtcaacactaa
- the LOC126758263 gene encoding uncharacterized protein LOC126758263 isoform X41, with amino-acid sequence MGRAITWLVVAFIIAILAPSVVGQANSTAQNAGNNQTSILQSVSQTKLLENLLGILGDVVNNLGGAQTTTNNTNSEQASTDYDYYDDVEKPLLSGCLKLLRAATIDPNTSEPGVLGNIIRTLRNLLGSLLGDQTGDTTQSSGLLDLDVVADLVGDGETSSNSTNTDHLVSVCLNLILGDILGVLGDVIKGFNGTLPCPPESAQTQATLTTLLTTPIDPSAISTLISTLQTTTAALTEATTTLSPATTMQTSSLSPISTTSQSTIETITMPSTLTPTTESSTTPTSSESTSEISTSPTTESSTTPTTESSTSPSTLTPTTETSTTPTSSESTSEDPTSPTTETSTTPTTESSTSPSTLTPTTETSTTPTSSESTSEISTSPTTETSTTPTTESSTSPSTLTPTTESSTSPSTLTPTTDTSTTPTSSESTSEVSTSPTTESSTTPTTESSTSPSTLTPTTESSTTSTSSESTSEISTSPTTETSTTPTTESSTSPSTLTPTTESSTTPTSSESTSEISTSPTTETSTTPTTESSTSPSTLTPTTESSTTPTSSESTSEISTSPTTETSTTPTTESSTSPSTLTPTTESSTTPTSSESTSEISTSPTTETSTTPTTESSTSPSTLTPTTESSTTPTSSQPTSEDPTSPTTETSTTPTTESSTSPSTLTPTTETSTTPTSSQSTSEDPTSPTTETSTTPTTESSTSPSTLTPTTETSTTPTSSQSTSEDPTSPTTETSTTPTTESSTSPSTLTPTTETSTTPTSSQSTSEDPTSPTTETSTTPTTESSTSPSTLTPTTESSTTSTSSESTSEISTSPTTESSTTPTTESSTSPSTLTPTTETSTTPTSSQSTSEDPTSPTTETSTTPTTESSTSPSTLTPTTETSTTPTSSQSTSEDPTSPTTETSTTPTTESSTSPTTESSTTPTAESSTSPSTITSSTDSSTTPSTITPTTNSPTTQTAALPASDFTPSLSTSTTSTSSESTSEISTSPTTETSTTPTTESSTSPSTLTPTTETSTTPTSSQSTSEDPTSPTTETSTNPTTESSTSPSTLTPTTETSTTPTSSQSTSEDPTSPTTETSTTPTTESSTSPSTLTPTTESSTTPTSSESTSEISTSPTTETSTTPTTESSTSPSTLTPTTETSTTPTSSQSTSEDPTSPTTETSTTPTTESSTSPSTLTPTTETSTTPTSSQSTSEDPTSPTTETSTTPTTESSTSPSTLTPTTESSTTPTSSESTSEISTSPTTETSTTQPPNLPHHHQH; translated from the exons GCAAGCATCAACTGATTACGATTATTATGATGACGTCGAGAAACCGCTACTAAGCGGATGCTTAAAACTTCTTAGAGCAGCCACCATAGATCCAAATACTAGCGAGCCTGGTGTACTAGGTAATATTATACGCACCTTACGGAATTTACTGGGTAGTCTTCTTGGCGATCAAACTG GGGACACCACCCAAAGTTCAGGTTTATTGGATCTGGATGTTGTAGCCGATCTGGTTGGTGACG GGGAAACCAGTTCAAACTCCACAAACACTGATCATCTCGTAAGTGTCTGCCTGAATCTTATACTAGGCGATATACTCGGCGTCCTAGGAGACGTAATAAAAGgat tTAATGGCACCTTGCCATGCCCACCGGAGTCTGCACAAACGCAAGCGACATTGACAACATTATTAACGACACCAATAGACCCAAGCGCTATTTCAACGTTAATATCGACtttgcaaacaacaacagctgcttTGACTGAAGCTACGACCACCTTATCACCAGCAACCACAATGCAAACCTCATCACTTTCACCAATATCTACCACTTCACAATCAACAATCGAAACGATAACAATGCCATCAACACTAACTCCAACAACTGAATCTTCCACCACACCAACCAGTTCAGAATCAACAAGTGAAATTTCCACATCACCAACAACAGAAAGTTCTACCACCCCAACCACTGAATCTTCCACATCACCAtcaacactaacaccaacaactGAAACATCCACCACACCAACTAGTTCAGAATCAACAAGTGAAGATCCCACATCACCAACAACAGAAACCTCAACCACTCCAACCACTGAATCTTCCACATCACCAtcaacactaacaccaacaactGAAACATCCACCACACCAACCAGTTCAGAATCAACAAGTGAAATTTCCACATCACCAACAACAGAAACCTCTACCACCCCAACCACTGAATCTTCCACATCACCAtcaacactaacaccaacaactGAATCTTCCACATCACCATCAACACTGACACCAACAACTGATACATCCACCACACCAACTAGTTCAGAATCAACAAGTGAAGTTTcaacatcaccaacaacagAAAGTTCTACCACCCCAACCACTGAATCTTCCACATCACCAtcaacactaacaccaacaactGAATCTTCCACCACATCAACCAGTTCAGAATCAACAAGTGAAATTTCCACATCACCAACAACAGAAACCTCAACCACTCCAACCACTGAATCTTCCACATCACCAtcaacactaacaccaacaactGAATCTTCCACCACACCAACCAGTTCAGAATCAACAAGTGAAATTTCCACATCACCAACAACAGAAACTTCTACCACTCCAACCACTGAATCTTCCACATCACCAtcaacactaacaccaacaactGAATCTTCCACCACACCAACCAGTTCAGAATCAACAAGCGAAATTTCCACATCACCAACAACAGAAACCTCTACCACTCCAACCACTGAATCTTCCACATCACCAtcaacactaacaccaacaactGAATCTTCCACCACACCAACCAGTTCAGAATCAACAAGTGAAATTTCCACATCACCAACAACAGAAAC TTCTACCACTCCAACCACCGAATCTTCCACATCACCAtcaacactaacaccaacaactGAATCTTCCACCACACCAACCAGTTCACAACCAACAAGCGAAGATCCCACATCACCAACAACCGAAAC CTCTACCACTCCAACCACTGAATCTTCCACATCACCAtcaacactaacaccaacaactGAAACATCCACCACACCAACCAGTTCACAGTCAACTAGCGAAGATCCCACATCACCAACAACAGAAAC CTCTACCACTCCAACCACTGAATCTTCCACATCACCAtcaacactaacaccaacaactGAAACATCCACCACACCAACTAGTTCACAGTCAACTAGCGAAGATCCCACATCACCAACAACAGAAACCTCTACCACTCCAACCACTGAATCTTCCACATCACCAtcaacactaacaccaacaactGAAACATCCACCACACCAACTAGTTCACAGTCAACTAGCGAAGATCCCACATCACCAACAACAGAAACCTCAACCACTCCAACCACTGAATCTTCCACATCACCAtcaacactaacaccaacaactGAATCGTCCACCACATCAACCAGTTCAGAATCAACAAGTGAAATTTCCACATCACCAACAACAGAAAGTTCTACCACCCCAACCACTGAATCTTCCACATCACCAtcaacactaacaccaacaactGAAACATCCACCACACCAACTAGTTCACAGTCAACTAGCGAAGATCCCACATCACCAACAACAGAAACCTCTACCACTCCAACCACTGAATCTTCCACATCACCAtcaacactaacaccaacaactGAAACATCCACCACACCAACTAGTTCACAGTCAACTAGCGAAGATCCCACATCACCAACAACAGAAACCTCTACCACTCCAACCACTGAATCTTCCACATCGCCAACAACAGAAAGTTCTACTACACCAACCGCTGAATCTTCCACATCACCATCAACCATAACATCAAGCACTGACTCTTCGACTACACCTTcaacaataacaccaacaacaaactcACCTACTACGCAAACTGCTGCACTACCAGCATCAGATTTTACACCATCTTTATCGACTTCCACCACATCAACCAGTTCAGAATCAACGAGTGAAATTTCCACATCACCAACAACAGAAACCTCAACCACTCCAACCACTGAATCTTCCACATCACCATCAACACTAACACCAACCACTGAAACGTCCACCACACCAACTAGTTCACAGTCAACTAGCGAAGATCCCACATCACCAACAACCGAAACCTCTACCA ATCCAACCACTGAATCTTCCACATCACCAtcaacactaacaccaacaactGAAACATCCACCACACCAACTAGTTCACAGTCAACTAGCGAAGATCCCACATCACCAACAACAGAAACCTCTACCACTCCAACCACTGAATCTTCCACATCACCAtcaacactaacaccaacaactGAATCTTCCACCACACCAACCAGTTCAGAATCAACAAGTGAAATTTCCACATCACCAACAACAGAAACCTCTACCACTCCAACCACTGAATCTTCCACATCACCAtcaacactaacaccaacaactGAAACATCCACCACACCAACTAGTTCACAGTCAACTAGCGAAGATCCCACATCACCAACAACAGAAACCTCTACCACTCCAACCACTGAATCTTCCACATCACCAtcaacactaacaccaacaactGAAACATCCACCACACCAACTAGTTCACAGTCAACTAGCGAAGATCCCACATCACCAACAACAGAAAC CTCTACCACTCCAACCACTGAATCTTCCACATCACCAtcaacactaacaccaacaactGAATCTTCCACCACACCAACCAGTTCAGAATCAACAAGTGAAATTTCCACATCACCAACAACAGAAACTTCTACCACCCAACCACCGAATCTTCCACATCACCAtcaacactaa